Proteins from a genomic interval of Bradyrhizobium sp. CCGB01:
- a CDS encoding DUF1254 domain-containing protein: MKTVLMSALLVSSIFTSSSAMAQDQPVPPLIKQINNGNWLPQKEAEDLRDELFYQRAIHAYMTMQPALNVIGMRDGSEAAFGKGYNVLPIWKDRMDSRAWVPTPNADVVYSMNYLDLKETGPLVVAAPANVIGMFTDFFQRTITDVGAIGPDRARGGLYLLLPPGYEGEIPQGYFAFKSSTYNVFLFFRTVMAKGDNGPDPKPAVALAEQTRIYPLWAMEKDVKPMQFPNGSGKRVNMMYPVDNAYWTKLKAFVDYEPVAAIDPELRGVLASIGIIKGQPFNPGAKQQELLKKAVETAPRMILANRQLGRPDGRTRYYNDRQYENTWAGGTAEWLQDGYLDVDQRASYFQFAYSTASAMVMRTLGAGSKYPFTGRDSKGEFLNGANTYKLHLPPNPPAALFWAVTAYNVTDGTMPETPQLLPSINGFNKVATNSDGSVDIWFAPQKPANAPESNWIQTVSGRNFLAALRLYGTGVEFFDQTWKPDDVVKVN; encoded by the coding sequence ATGAAAACAGTATTGATGTCCGCTCTCCTGGTTTCCTCTATCTTCACCAGCTCGTCCGCAATGGCGCAGGATCAGCCGGTTCCTCCCCTGATCAAACAGATAAACAACGGGAATTGGCTGCCTCAGAAGGAAGCTGAGGACCTCCGCGACGAATTGTTCTATCAGCGCGCGATCCACGCCTACATGACGATGCAGCCGGCATTGAACGTGATCGGCATGCGCGACGGTTCAGAGGCCGCCTTCGGAAAGGGCTACAACGTCCTGCCGATCTGGAAAGACAGGATGGACTCGCGCGCGTGGGTGCCGACCCCCAATGCCGACGTCGTCTACTCCATGAACTATCTCGACCTCAAGGAGACCGGCCCGCTCGTGGTGGCTGCGCCTGCGAACGTGATCGGCATGTTCACCGATTTCTTCCAGCGGACCATCACGGATGTCGGTGCGATCGGTCCTGATCGTGCGCGCGGCGGGCTCTATCTGCTGCTGCCGCCTGGCTATGAGGGCGAGATTCCTCAAGGGTACTTCGCGTTCAAATCATCGACTTACAACGTCTTCCTGTTCTTCCGCACCGTGATGGCGAAGGGCGACAACGGACCTGACCCCAAGCCCGCTGTGGCGCTGGCGGAACAAACACGCATCTATCCCCTGTGGGCGATGGAAAAAGACGTCAAGCCGATGCAATTCCCCAATGGCAGCGGCAAGCGCGTCAACATGATGTACCCGGTCGACAATGCCTACTGGACGAAGCTCAAGGCGTTCGTCGACTACGAACCCGTCGCCGCCATCGATCCCGAGCTGCGCGGGGTGCTGGCATCGATCGGCATCATCAAAGGCCAGCCGTTCAATCCCGGCGCGAAGCAGCAGGAACTGCTGAAGAAGGCAGTCGAGACCGCGCCGAGGATGATCCTGGCCAATCGTCAGCTCGGCCGCCCGGACGGCCGTACGCGGTACTACAATGATCGCCAATACGAGAACACTTGGGCCGGCGGCACCGCGGAATGGCTTCAGGACGGCTATCTCGATGTGGATCAGCGTGCGTCGTACTTCCAATTTGCCTATTCCACGGCGTCCGCCATGGTCATGCGCACGCTTGGCGCGGGATCGAAATATCCGTTCACAGGGCGCGACTCCAAAGGTGAATTTCTGAACGGTGCGAACACCTACAAGCTGCATCTGCCGCCCAATCCACCGGCCGCCTTGTTCTGGGCCGTGACGGCCTACAACGTCACCGACGGAACGATGCCGGAGACACCGCAACTGCTGCCGTCGATCAACGGCTTCAACAAGGTCGCGACCAACAGCGACGGCTCGGTCGACATCTGGTTCGCGCCGCAAAAGCCGGCCAACGCGCCGGAGTCGAACTGGATTCAGACCGTCAGCGGACGGAATTTCCTGGCTGCGCTGCGCCTCTATGGCACCGGCGTCGAATTCTTCGATCAGACCTGGAAACCTGATGACGTCGTGAAGGTGAACTGA
- a CDS encoding acyl-CoA dehydrogenase family protein — translation MNIPSIDFDLGEDISMLRDTLRAFVEAEIAPRAAEIEKANLFPADLWKRFGDLGLLGMTAPEQYGGSNMGYLAHIVAMEEISRGSAAVGLSYGAHSNLCVNQIRRNGNDAQRQRYLPKLISGEHVGALAMSEPGAGSDVVSMKLRADKRGDRYVLNGSKMWITNGGDADVLVVYAKTDPAAGPRGMTAFLIEKGFKGFTHGHHLDKLGMRGSNTYPLFFDECEVPEENVLGKVGEGVKVLMSGLDYERAVLSGGPLGIMAACMDAVVPYMHERKQFGQPIGDFQLMQGKLADMYATWQATRAYVYAVGRACDRADHARTLRKDSAASILYSAEKATWMAGEAIQALGGVGYTSEFPVGRLWRDAKLYEIGAGTSEVRRMLIGRELMAETA, via the coding sequence GTGAACATCCCGAGCATCGATTTCGATCTGGGCGAAGACATCAGCATGCTGCGCGACACGCTTCGCGCCTTCGTGGAGGCGGAGATCGCCCCGCGCGCGGCCGAGATCGAGAAAGCCAATCTGTTCCCGGCCGACCTCTGGAAGCGTTTTGGCGACCTCGGCCTGCTCGGCATGACCGCGCCGGAGCAATATGGCGGCTCCAACATGGGCTATCTCGCCCACATCGTCGCCATGGAGGAGATTTCGCGCGGCTCGGCGGCCGTCGGGCTGTCCTACGGCGCCCATTCCAACCTCTGCGTCAACCAGATCCGCCGCAACGGCAACGACGCGCAGCGCCAGCGCTATCTGCCGAAGCTGATCTCAGGCGAGCATGTCGGCGCGCTGGCGATGTCCGAGCCCGGCGCCGGCTCCGACGTCGTCTCGATGAAGCTGCGCGCCGACAAGCGCGGCGACCGCTATGTGCTCAATGGCTCCAAGATGTGGATCACCAATGGCGGCGACGCCGACGTGCTGGTGGTCTACGCCAAGACCGATCCGGCAGCGGGACCTCGCGGCATGACCGCGTTCCTGATCGAGAAAGGTTTCAAGGGGTTCACCCACGGCCACCATCTCGACAAGCTCGGCATGCGCGGCTCCAACACCTATCCCTTGTTCTTCGACGAATGCGAGGTGCCCGAGGAGAACGTGCTCGGCAAGGTCGGCGAGGGCGTCAAGGTGCTGATGTCCGGCCTCGACTATGAGCGCGCGGTGCTCTCGGGCGGCCCGCTCGGCATCATGGCGGCCTGCATGGACGCGGTGGTGCCCTACATGCACGAGCGCAAGCAATTCGGCCAGCCGATCGGCGATTTCCAGCTGATGCAGGGCAAGCTCGCCGACATGTATGCGACCTGGCAGGCCACGCGCGCCTATGTTTATGCCGTCGGGCGGGCCTGCGACCGCGCCGACCACGCGCGCACGCTGCGCAAGGATTCCGCTGCCTCGATCCTCTATTCCGCGGAGAAGGCGACATGGATGGCCGGCGAGGCGATCCAGGCGCTCGGCGGCGTCGGTTATACATCCGAATTTCCGGTCGGACGGCTCTGGCGCGATGCAAAGCTCTACGAGATCGGCGCCGGCACCTCGGAGGTTCGGCGCATGCTGATCGGCCGCGAACTGATGGCCGAGACGGCGTAA
- a CDS encoding carboxyl transferase domain-containing protein, whose product MALHSSIDTSSSDFARNSEAMRTLVADLREKLAQVAGGGGEASRSRHTARGKMLARERVDLLIDPGTSFMELSPLAAYGLYGGDVHSASVVTGVGRISGRECVIVANDATIKGGTYYPMTVKKHLRAQDVARQNNLPCVYMVDSGGAFLPLQDEIFPDERHFGRIFYNQAQMSSQGIPQIAIVMGSCTAGGAYVPAMSDESIIVRNQGTIFLGGPPLVKAATGEVVSAEELGGADVHSRQSGVTDHYAQNDAHAIGIARRIVGTLKPSARPNLNMHPPRDPLFAAEEIYGVVPVDGRKPFDVRDIIARVVDGSEFDEFKKLYGTTLVCGFAHIWGYPVGIIANNGILFSESSLKGAHFIELCCQRGIPLVFLQNITGFMVGKKYEAGGIARDGAKLVTAVATASVPKFTVVIGGSYGAGNYGMCGRAYSPRFLWMWPNARISVMGGEQASMVLSQVRRDNIEAKGDSWSKEEEETFRSPIRAQYESQGHPYYATARLWDDGVIDPADTRLVLGLGLSAASNAPIEPTKFGLFRM is encoded by the coding sequence ATGGCGCTCCATTCCAGCATCGATACGTCATCATCCGACTTTGCGCGCAATTCCGAGGCCATGCGCACCCTCGTCGCGGATTTGCGCGAAAAGCTCGCCCAAGTCGCCGGCGGCGGCGGCGAGGCCTCGCGCAGCCGCCACACCGCGCGCGGCAAGATGCTGGCACGCGAGCGCGTCGATCTGCTGATCGATCCCGGCACCTCGTTCATGGAGCTGTCGCCGCTTGCGGCCTATGGCCTCTATGGCGGCGACGTGCATTCGGCGAGCGTCGTCACCGGTGTGGGCCGCATCTCGGGCCGCGAATGCGTGATCGTCGCCAACGACGCCACCATCAAGGGCGGCACCTACTATCCGATGACGGTGAAGAAGCATCTGCGCGCCCAGGACGTAGCGCGGCAGAACAACCTTCCCTGCGTTTACATGGTGGATTCCGGCGGCGCCTTCCTGCCGCTCCAGGACGAGATCTTTCCGGACGAGCGGCATTTCGGCCGCATCTTCTACAATCAGGCGCAGATGTCGTCGCAAGGCATCCCGCAGATCGCGATCGTGATGGGCTCCTGCACCGCCGGCGGCGCCTATGTCCCCGCGATGTCGGACGAGAGCATCATCGTGCGCAATCAAGGCACCATCTTCCTCGGCGGCCCGCCGCTGGTGAAGGCCGCGACCGGCGAGGTTGTGAGTGCGGAGGAGCTCGGCGGCGCCGACGTGCATTCGCGCCAGTCCGGCGTGACCGACCACTACGCCCAGAACGACGCCCACGCGATCGGCATCGCCCGGCGCATCGTCGGCACGCTGAAGCCGTCGGCGCGGCCGAACCTCAACATGCATCCGCCGCGTGATCCCCTGTTTGCGGCGGAGGAGATTTATGGCGTCGTGCCCGTCGACGGACGCAAGCCGTTCGACGTGCGCGACATCATCGCGCGCGTCGTCGACGGCTCCGAGTTCGACGAGTTCAAGAAGCTCTATGGCACGACGCTGGTGTGCGGCTTCGCTCACATCTGGGGCTATCCGGTCGGCATCATCGCCAACAACGGCATTCTGTTCAGCGAGAGCTCGCTCAAGGGCGCGCATTTCATCGAGCTGTGCTGCCAGCGCGGCATTCCGCTGGTGTTTTTGCAGAACATCACCGGCTTCATGGTCGGCAAGAAATACGAGGCGGGCGGCATCGCGCGCGACGGCGCCAAGCTGGTGACGGCGGTCGCGACCGCCTCGGTGCCGAAATTCACCGTGGTGATCGGCGGCTCCTACGGCGCCGGCAATTACGGCATGTGCGGCCGCGCCTACTCGCCGCGCTTCCTCTGGATGTGGCCGAACGCACGCATCTCGGTGATGGGCGGCGAGCAGGCCTCGATGGTGCTGAGCCAGGTCCGCCGCGACAATATCGAGGCCAAGGGCGATAGCTGGTCGAAGGAAGAGGAAGAGACCTTCCGCAGCCCGATCCGCGCGCAATATGAGAGCCAGGGGCATCCCTATTACGCAACCGCGCGGCTGTGGGACGACGGCGTGATCGACCCGGCCGACACCCGGCTCGTGCTCGGGCTTGGCCTCTCGGCGGCGTCGAATGCGCCGATCGAACCGACGAAATTCGGCCTGTTCAGGATGTGA
- a CDS encoding acetyl/propionyl/methylcrotonyl-CoA carboxylase subunit alpha yields MDRSKLYRRFRTLLIANRGEIACRVIRTARAMGLRTVAVYSEADRDAMHVALADEAVLLGPARARDSYLNVERLIEAARKTGAEAVHPGYGFLSENAEFAHACLDAGLVFVGPTAGMMTAMGSKSGSKALMEKAGVPLVPGYHGEAQDEATLSKAADKIGFPILVKASAGGGGRGMRIVRSAAELGPAIVSAKREAKAAFGDDRMLIEKYVDNPRHIEVQIIGDSHGNLLSLFERECTLQRRHQKVIEEAPSPTLNASQRETVCAAARKAAGAVDYVGAGTIEFVSDGKDVFFIEMNTRLQVEHPVTELITGIDLVEWQLRVAFGEALPMRQDEIKLNGHAVEARVYAENPTKNFMPSVGKISTWRLPAETGGLRIDAGYREGDSVSPYYDAMLAKMIAWAPTRDVAIERLNRGLEESDVRGIVTNIPFLSALMTHPKVRTNAIDTGFIERELAVLTSAAPAPGELELCAAVAAIVDDERQAAQGGANSPWQTFGWQPVGRRQRSFAFRVGHGSEQKITLNYGSGPSTLVIGGRELAFAIAPKDGGFDLTLDGVKSAVAAVISGHELYLRTRNGRFDLHWVDPFGGESEEQTGEDKIAAPLPGTVVAVLAEEGATLEKGAPILTLEVMKMEQTLRAPYAGVLKSIKCKVGDIVQEGVELAVVEPSGE; encoded by the coding sequence ATGGACCGCTCAAAGCTCTACCGCCGTTTTCGCACGCTCCTCATCGCCAACCGCGGCGAGATCGCCTGCCGCGTCATCCGCACCGCGCGCGCCATGGGCCTGCGCACGGTCGCGGTCTATTCCGAGGCCGACCGCGACGCGATGCATGTCGCGCTCGCGGATGAAGCCGTGCTGCTCGGGCCGGCGCGGGCGCGTGACAGCTATCTCAATGTCGAGCGGCTGATCGAGGCCGCCCGCAAGACCGGCGCCGAAGCCGTGCACCCGGGGTACGGCTTCCTGTCGGAGAATGCCGAGTTTGCGCATGCCTGCCTCGACGCGGGTCTGGTCTTCGTAGGCCCGACCGCCGGGATGATGACCGCGATGGGCTCGAAATCCGGCTCCAAGGCGCTGATGGAGAAGGCCGGCGTACCGCTGGTGCCGGGCTATCACGGCGAGGCCCAGGACGAGGCGACGCTGTCGAAGGCGGCCGACAAGATCGGCTTCCCCATCCTGGTGAAGGCGTCCGCCGGGGGCGGCGGCCGTGGCATGCGGATCGTTCGCTCTGCTGCCGAGCTTGGGCCGGCGATCGTCAGCGCCAAGCGCGAGGCCAAGGCCGCGTTCGGCGACGATCGCATGCTGATCGAGAAATATGTCGACAATCCCCGTCACATCGAGGTGCAGATCATCGGCGACAGCCACGGCAATCTGCTGTCGCTGTTCGAGCGCGAGTGCACGCTGCAACGCCGGCACCAGAAGGTGATCGAGGAAGCGCCGTCGCCGACGCTCAATGCCAGCCAGCGCGAGACCGTCTGTGCCGCTGCGCGCAAGGCGGCGGGCGCGGTGGACTATGTCGGCGCCGGCACCATCGAGTTCGTCTCCGACGGCAAGGACGTGTTCTTCATCGAGATGAACACGCGCCTCCAGGTCGAGCATCCCGTGACTGAGCTGATCACCGGCATCGACCTCGTCGAATGGCAGCTGCGCGTCGCCTTCGGCGAGGCGCTGCCGATGAGGCAGGACGAGATCAAGCTCAACGGCCATGCCGTCGAGGCGCGCGTCTATGCCGAGAACCCCACGAAGAACTTCATGCCGTCGGTCGGCAAGATCTCGACCTGGCGGCTACCGGCGGAGACCGGCGGCCTGCGCATCGATGCCGGCTATCGCGAGGGCGATAGCGTCTCGCCGTATTACGACGCCATGCTCGCCAAGATGATCGCATGGGCGCCGACGCGCGACGTCGCCATCGAGCGGCTGAACCGCGGGCTGGAGGAGTCCGACGTTCGCGGCATCGTCACCAACATTCCGTTCCTGTCGGCGCTGATGACGCATCCGAAGGTGCGGACGAATGCGATCGACACCGGCTTCATCGAGCGCGAGCTGGCGGTCCTGACTTCGGCCGCGCCTGCGCCCGGCGAGCTCGAGCTCTGTGCCGCGGTGGCCGCCATCGTCGATGACGAGCGGCAAGCCGCGCAAGGGGGCGCGAATTCGCCCTGGCAGACCTTTGGCTGGCAGCCGGTCGGCCGCCGCCAGCGCAGCTTCGCCTTCCGCGTCGGACATGGGTCGGAGCAGAAGATCACGCTGAACTATGGCAGCGGGCCGTCGACGCTGGTGATCGGCGGCCGCGAGCTGGCGTTCGCGATTGCGCCGAAGGATGGCGGCTTCGACCTGACGCTCGATGGCGTCAAATCCGCGGTCGCGGCGGTGATCTCCGGCCATGAGCTGTACCTGCGCACGCGCAACGGCCGCTTCGACCTGCACTGGGTCGATCCGTTCGGCGGCGAGAGCGAGGAGCAGACCGGCGAGGACAAGATCGCTGCACCCTTGCCCGGCACGGTCGTCGCCGTGCTGGCGGAGGAGGGTGCCACCCTTGAGAAGGGCGCGCCGATCCTCACCCTGGAAGTGATGAAGATGGAGCAGACGCTGCGGGCGCCCTATGCCGGCGTGCTGAAATCCATCAAGTGCAAGGTCGGCGACATCGTCCAGGAGGGCGTCGAGCTCGCCGTGGTCGAGCCTTCCGGAGAATGA
- a CDS encoding hydroxymethylglutaryl-CoA lyase yields the protein MSDPVRIIEMGPRDGLQNEKTPVSVEARVAFIEALVAAGLDTVEVGAFVSPKAIPQMASSDAVLRGVSHIKDAEFHVLVPNEKGYDAARAAGAKVVSVFAAASEGFSRANINCTVAESIERFKPVLTRAKADGIPVRGYISCVLGCPFDGEIKPKAVADLASTLWELGCYEISLGDTIGVGTPDKAKEMLRAVSANIPPARLAMHFHDTYGQALANLYAGLEQGVRVVDAAAGGLGGCPYAPGATGNVATEDVVYMLEGMGVRTGVDMERLLAATNEMSGVLGKPPVSRVASALNAKKKRAAR from the coding sequence ATGAGCGACCCCGTCCGTATCATCGAAATGGGGCCGCGCGACGGCCTCCAGAACGAGAAGACACCGGTCAGCGTCGAGGCCCGCGTCGCCTTCATCGAGGCGCTGGTCGCGGCCGGCCTCGATACGGTCGAGGTCGGCGCCTTTGTCTCCCCCAAGGCGATCCCGCAAATGGCGAGCTCGGACGCCGTGCTGCGCGGCGTTAGCCACATCAAGGACGCCGAGTTCCACGTGCTGGTGCCGAACGAGAAGGGCTATGACGCCGCGCGCGCTGCGGGGGCGAAGGTCGTCTCGGTGTTCGCCGCGGCCTCGGAAGGGTTTTCGCGGGCCAACATCAATTGCACGGTCGCGGAGTCGATCGAGCGGTTCAAGCCGGTGCTGACGCGCGCCAAGGCCGATGGCATTCCCGTGCGTGGCTATATCTCCTGCGTGCTCGGTTGCCCCTTCGACGGCGAGATCAAGCCGAAGGCGGTTGCCGATCTCGCGAGCACGCTGTGGGAGCTCGGCTGCTACGAGATCTCGCTCGGCGACACCATCGGCGTCGGCACGCCCGACAAGGCGAAGGAGATGTTGCGCGCGGTCAGCGCCAACATCCCGCCCGCCAGGCTGGCGATGCATTTCCACGACACCTACGGCCAGGCGCTCGCCAATCTCTATGCCGGCCTGGAGCAGGGCGTCCGCGTCGTCGACGCCGCCGCCGGCGGTCTCGGCGGCTGTCCCTATGCGCCGGGCGCGACCGGAAACGTCGCGACCGAGGATGTCGTCTACATGCTCGAAGGCATGGGCGTCAGGACCGGCGTCGACATGGAAAGGCTGCTGGCCGCCACGAACGAGATGAGCGGCGTGCTGGGCAAGCCGCCCGTGAGCCGCGTGGCGTCGGCGCTGAATGCGAAGAAGAAGCGGGCTGCGAGGTAA
- a CDS encoding dihydrodipicolinate synthase family protein: protein MSRRVSWEGVFPAVTTQFHDDLSLDIDATAKVMDGLIRDGVSGLIVCGSVGENTSLERKEKVAIMETAKSVAAGRVPVLCGIAEFTTAFAVETAKEAARVGIDGVMVMPALVYSSKPHETAAHFRAVASATDLPVMLYNNPPIYKNDVTPDILASLADVETVVCFKDSSGDTRRFIDTRNMVGDRFVLFAGLDDVIVESIAMGAVGWVSGMSNAFPREGETLFRLAKAGRFAEAMPIYEWFMPLLHLDARPDLVQCIKLCEHIMGRGTALTRPPRLALLPQEKAEVEAMMAKALKNRPRLPDVGLKAA, encoded by the coding sequence ATGAGCCGCCGCGTTTCCTGGGAAGGCGTCTTCCCGGCCGTCACCACGCAATTCCACGACGATCTCTCGCTCGACATCGACGCGACTGCGAAAGTGATGGACGGGCTGATCCGCGACGGCGTCTCCGGTCTGATCGTCTGCGGCTCCGTCGGCGAGAACACCTCGCTGGAGCGCAAGGAGAAGGTTGCGATCATGGAGACGGCCAAGTCCGTCGCCGCGGGCCGCGTGCCCGTGCTGTGCGGCATCGCCGAATTCACCACGGCCTTCGCGGTCGAAACCGCGAAGGAAGCCGCGCGCGTCGGCATCGACGGCGTGATGGTGATGCCGGCCTTGGTCTATTCGTCCAAGCCGCACGAGACCGCCGCGCATTTCCGCGCCGTCGCCAGCGCGACCGACCTGCCCGTGATGCTCTACAACAATCCGCCGATCTACAAGAACGACGTCACACCCGACATCCTCGCCTCGCTCGCCGACGTCGAGACCGTCGTCTGCTTCAAGGATTCCTCCGGAGACACGCGCCGCTTCATCGACACCCGGAACATGGTCGGCGACCGCTTCGTGCTGTTCGCGGGCCTCGACGACGTCATCGTCGAGAGCATCGCCATGGGCGCCGTGGGCTGGGTCTCCGGCATGTCGAACGCCTTCCCGCGCGAGGGCGAGACGCTGTTCCGCCTGGCCAAGGCGGGACGCTTTGCCGAGGCGATGCCGATCTACGAATGGTTCATGCCGCTGTTGCACCTCGACGCTCGCCCGGACCTCGTCCAGTGCATCAAGCTGTGCGAGCACATCATGGGTCGCGGCACCGCGCTGACCCGCCCGCCCCGCCTGGCGCTGCTGCCGCAGGAGAAAGCCGAGGTCGAGGCCATGATGGCCAAGGCGCTCAAGAACCGGCCGCGCCTGCCGGACGTGGGCCTGAAGGCAGCCTGA
- a CDS encoding AraC family transcriptional regulator — protein MPFQVATAIPRRAMTPAAFVRGVIAAYERYGRDPAEALSRGQVPPDLVNSPDGRVTAAQFEALAGHAMRELDDEALGWFSRRLPFGTYGMLCRASITAPTLEVALKRWCRHHRLLTEDVLLELAVGEETAIVSIRELRDLGPLREFCLVTLLRYVLGFSCWAVDSRIALRAAEFPYPEPDHVSVYPTIFSRSIRFDAKCASIIFDKHYLSLPLTRSAADLDNMLKGALRLTVLPYRRDRLLVERVRRVLRNARGRSLGAEDVASELALSTRTMHRRLREEATSLRDLKEEAKFELAKQELMRGRAPIKRIAEIAGFRNEKSFSRAFRTWTGASPREFRGRYR, from the coding sequence ATGCCGTTCCAAGTCGCCACCGCGATCCCGCGCCGCGCAATGACCCCTGCCGCCTTCGTCCGCGGCGTAATTGCCGCTTACGAACGCTATGGCCGCGATCCGGCGGAGGCGCTGAGCCGGGGCCAGGTACCGCCAGACCTTGTCAATTCTCCGGATGGGCGGGTCACGGCCGCCCAGTTCGAGGCCCTGGCGGGCCACGCCATGCGCGAGCTCGACGACGAGGCGCTCGGCTGGTTCTCGCGCCGGCTGCCGTTCGGCACCTACGGCATGCTGTGCCGCGCCTCGATCACAGCCCCCACGCTCGAAGTCGCGCTAAAACGCTGGTGCCGGCATCACCGCCTGCTGACCGAGGACGTGCTGCTCGAGCTCGCGGTCGGCGAGGAGACCGCAATCGTCTCCATCCGGGAGCTGCGCGACCTCGGACCCTTGCGCGAATTCTGCCTGGTCACCCTGCTCCGCTACGTGCTCGGCTTTTCCTGCTGGGCGGTCGATTCCAGGATCGCGCTCCGCGCCGCGGAGTTTCCGTACCCCGAGCCGGACCACGTCTCGGTCTATCCGACCATCTTCAGTCGGAGCATCCGCTTCGACGCCAAGTGCGCATCGATCATCTTCGACAAGCACTATCTCTCGCTGCCGCTCACGCGCAGCGCGGCAGACCTCGACAACATGCTCAAGGGCGCGTTGCGGCTGACGGTGCTGCCCTATCGGCGCGACCGGCTGCTGGTCGAGCGCGTCCGCCGCGTGCTGCGCAACGCGCGCGGCCGTAGCCTCGGCGCCGAAGACGTCGCGAGCGAGCTGGCGCTCTCCACCCGCACCATGCATCGCCGCCTGCGCGAGGAAGCGACCTCGCTGCGCGACCTCAAGGAAGAAGCAAAGTTCGAGCTCGCCAAGCAGGAGCTGATGCGCGGACGCGCCCCGATCAAGCGGATCGCGGAGATCGCCGGCTTCCGCAACGAAAAGAGCTTTTCCCGTGCCTTCCGCACCTGGACCGGCGCCTCCCCGCGCGAATTTCGCGGCCGGTATCGCTGA
- a CDS encoding Lrp/AsnC family transcriptional regulator: MAGRDQLDGIDLKILSELQQDGRVRNNELALRVGVSAPNCLRRLKSLFSRGVIRAVRAVIDERLLGYEVVSFVSIQLGSQAQPVLEAFESSISAIPRIQQCWRISGDTDYLLKCVAPNVESMRQQLLHFAAMPDVKNVRSFPVLGVAKDVPLPLQEGMAAAAG, encoded by the coding sequence ATGGCGGGGCGTGATCAGCTCGACGGCATCGATCTGAAGATACTATCCGAGCTGCAGCAGGACGGGCGCGTTCGCAACAATGAGCTGGCGCTACGCGTCGGCGTCTCCGCGCCAAACTGCCTGCGGCGGCTGAAATCGCTGTTCAGCCGCGGCGTGATCCGGGCAGTCCGCGCCGTCATCGACGAGCGGCTGCTCGGCTATGAGGTGGTGTCGTTCGTCTCGATCCAGCTCGGCAGCCAGGCCCAGCCGGTGCTGGAGGCGTTCGAGAGCTCGATATCAGCGATCCCGCGCATCCAGCAGTGCTGGCGGATTTCGGGCGACACCGACTATCTGCTGAAATGCGTCGCGCCCAATGTCGAGAGCATGCGCCAGCAACTCCTGCATTTCGCCGCCATGCCTGATGTGAAGAACGTCCGCAGCTTCCCGGTGCTGGGTGTCGCGAAGGACGTGCCGCTTCCGTTGCAGGAAGGCATGGCGGCGGCAGCAGGATAG
- a CDS encoding DUF3551 domain-containing protein — translation MTSTSKTFVASAATLFASAFLMMTAPAAKADDFCITNGAQAAHGCGYPTMEACRQAAGGIGGMCSQSGGAKTSNDALAFQPKQTQSRGKHRSGGQTNSN, via the coding sequence ATGACCTCGACCTCGAAGACGTTCGTCGCCTCCGCTGCGACGCTGTTCGCCTCTGCGTTTCTCATGATGACCGCGCCCGCTGCCAAGGCCGACGACTTCTGCATCACCAACGGCGCCCAGGCCGCGCACGGTTGCGGCTATCCGACGATGGAAGCCTGCCGTCAGGCGGCCGGCGGCATCGGCGGCATGTGCTCGCAGAGTGGCGGCGCGAAGACCAGCAACGACGCGCTCGCGTTCCAGCCGAAGCAGACGCAGTCGCGCGGCAAGCATCGCTCGGGCGGCCAGACCAACTCGAACTAA